In Exiguobacterium acetylicum, the genomic stretch CACAATCAGCTCAGGACCGAGTGTCCGCTGATACGTGACTGGGTTCTCTTCGTTTTCGAATTGTAACGGAACGTAACTGTTCGGAATTTCCTGACCGAGTTCTTTTGCCCGGTCGATGGCCCCTTGCATATCGAGTTCAGTCGGCGTGTTGACGACGGTTGCGCCGAGTGCCCGCATCAACGTCTGCTTTTCATGACTGAATTTTTCCGGAACGACACAGATGACTTTGAGATCGTATTTCTTAGCGGCGAGCGCCAAGCCGATGCCGGTATTCCCGGCTGTCGGCTCGATGATCGTACCGCCTGGTGTCACGTGTCCGTTTTCGATTGCTGCATCAACGAGTTGAATGCCAAGGCGGTCTTTGACGCTGCCCCCAGGGTTCATCCATTCGAGCTTCGCCAAAATGCGCGTACCAGCAGGCAAATCGAATGAAGTGATCTCGTAGAGTGGTGTGTTTCCGACGAGGTCGCGGACGTTGTTCGCGATCATCCGAAGACGATGTCCCATTCATCACGACCGGCAAGCATTTTCTCGGCATAGTGCTTCGCTCCTTTGAGGTCATGTGCGCTCGCAAATCCACATTGGACTTCGTTTTGCGCTGGAATCTCTTCTGCTGCGAGGACGTCTTTCAACGTCTTCTCAACGAGTTCGCTCATTTTTTCGACCGAGTCGAAGTTCATCATCGCCATGTAGAAACCTGTTTGGCATCCCATCGGCGAGACATCGATGACATCATCCGAGTAGTTGCGGATGTTTTCAGCAAGTAAGTGCTCGAGTGTGTGCATCGCACGCATCGGCATTTGCTCAACGTTTGGTTGTGTGAAACGGATATCGTATTTGACGACTTGGTCAACTTTACCTTCTTTATAACCCGCGACGCGGATATAAGGTGCTTTGACTTTCGTGTGATCCAGGTTAAAGCTTTCGACGTTCATTTTTTGAAGTGCCATGATTTATTCCCCCATTTTCTCGGCTTCTACGAGCCAGACGAAGTGATTGTATTGTATAAATTTAACAGTGAATCCCCGTGCTGTAAACAATTCTTCCATAACTGGAATCAATGGGTAAAACTCGCGTTCGAGATCTTCCGCTAACGCGTCGAACCCTTGAGCACGTGCTTCACGAATCGTTTGCAAGCGTGCCTCTTCTGAGACGAACATCGTATCCGCGTAGACGATTTTTCCGTCTGCCGGTAAATGTGATGCCATCAGTTCGATCGCTTCTCCCTTTTCCTCATCTGTTAGATGATGAAACGCATACGTCGAAACAAAACTGCGTGCTTGCTTCGCTTCGAACGAGAGGAAGTGACCATCCTGTACTTCAAGAGACGGAATCTTTTCCGTTAGGATTGCCCGCATCTCCGGACTTGGTTCGACGGCGAGTACGGCGTCGTGACGTGCCAGAAGACGTTGTGTCAGGTTCCCTGTGCCTGCTCCGAATTCAATGACCGGCGACTGCGCTTTATCCGCTACTGTATCCAAAATCTCATCGTATCGACGAAAAACCTCTTTATACTCCGGATCGTGTCCGGTCACTGTCTCGTCATACGTCGATGCCCATTCTGTGAAAACATCCATAAAACGTACTGTCATGCCTTGTCGTCCTCCATCTCACCAGTTAATTCCGAGTAATCGGATATGAATTAAAGTAATTTTCCTTATTCGCATTGTAGCAAGGAGATTCTATCCTGGCAAGCGACCGGCTCGAAAAACTTCCAGAAAACAAAAAAAAGGCGTTGCCGGCGAACCGACAACACGAATAATGTGGTTAGAAATGCTACGAAGGAAAACCCAGCTCCATTCGGAATTGTTCGCTCTTCCGCGTGGAGGACGGCGCCTGTTCGACATGATTGCCAGCTTACGTTCACTTCCTGATCGGTCCTTTCGATCCAC encodes the following:
- a CDS encoding S-ribosylhomocysteine lyase; the encoded protein is MALQKMNVESFNLDHTKVKAPYIRVAGYKEGKVDQVVKYDIRFTQPNVEQMPMRAMHTLEHLLAENIRNYSDDVIDVSPMGCQTGFYMAMMNFDSVEKMSELVEKTLKDVLAAEEIPAQNEVQCGFASAHDLKGAKHYAEKMLAGRDEWDIVFG
- a CDS encoding class I SAM-dependent methyltransferase, translating into MTVRFMDVFTEWASTYDETVTGHDPEYKEVFRRYDEILDTVADKAQSPVIEFGAGTGNLTQRLLARHDAVLAVEPSPEMRAILTEKIPSLEVQDGHFLSFEAKQARSFVSTYAFHHLTDEEKGEAIELMASHLPADGKIVYADTMFVSEEARLQTIREARAQGFDALAEDLEREFYPLIPVMEELFTARGFTVKFIQYNHFVWLVEAEKMGE
- a CDS encoding PLP-dependent cysteine synthase family protein; protein product: MIANNVRDLVGNTPLYEITSFDLPAGTRILAKLEWMNPGGSVKDRLGIQLVDAAIENGHVTPGGTIIEPTAGNTGIGLALAAKKYDLKVICVVPEKFSHEKQTLMRALGATVVNTPTELDMQGAIDRAKELGQEIPNSYVPLQFENEENPVTYQRTLGPELIVDLPHIDWFVAGCGSGGTFAGTADFLKQRLGTKAAIVEPEGSVLNGGPAGPHKTEGIGTAKWPSLVPRELVDEIHTISDRDAFDAVHTLAAREGLLVGSSAGAALVAALDIAKRHPGSTIVTVFADSAERYLSQQIFEKVDETHA